Proteins encoded within one genomic window of Hemitrygon akajei chromosome 13, sHemAka1.3, whole genome shotgun sequence:
- the rhoh gene encoding rho-related GTP-binding protein RhoH: protein MSSIKCVLVGDVKVGKTSLLVRFTSETYPDIYKPTVYDNTGVDVFMDGTQISLGLWDTSGNDSFQGIRPLSYQQADVVLICYSVANPLSYLNVRNKWVPEVRNFLPKTPILVVATQIDQRDVGTFRTITAVDGKRLAKEIRAQHYLECSAITNRGVQEVFECGVRTAVRYIKKQSRKKIIDLNNCVIA from the coding sequence ATGAGCTCCATAAAATGTGTTCTTGTGGGTGATGTAAAGGTGGGGAAAACATCATTGCTGGTGAGGTTTACTTCAGAGACTTATCCAGATATTTACAAGCCCACAGTTTATGATAACACCGGAGTGGATGTGTTTATGGATGGAACTCAGATCAGCCTGGGACTCTGGGACACATCAGGAAATGATTCATTTCAAGGGATCCGACCTCTTTCTTACCAGCAAGCCGATGTGGTGTTAATCTGCTATTCTGTAGCAAACCCCCTGTCATACTTGAACGTTAGGAATAAATGGGTGCCAGAAGTCAGAAACTTTCTACCAAAGACCCCAATATTGGTGGTGGCCACACAAATAGACCAACGAGACGTGGGGACTTTTCGCACCATCACAGCTGTGGATGGTAAGAGGCTGGCAAAAGAGATTAGAGCACAGCATTACCTAGAGTGTTCAGCCATTACTAATAGAGGAGTTCAAGAAGTGTTTGAATGCGGAGTGAGGACTGCTGTTAGATATATAAAAAAGCAAAGCAGGAAGAAGATCATAGACCTCAATAACTGTGTGATAGCCTGA